TGCGCCAGCTGCTGGCTTCGCCCGACTCGGCGGGGCCGCGCTACGGGGTGCGGCGCTACCGCCCGCTGGCGCACGCCTTCCGGGTGTTTAGCTATGGGGTAGTGCAGAGCCCGGCCGGCAACACGGTGAGCGCAGGGCTGCGCTCGCAGGATTTTTTAAGCACTACCCAGCTATTTGCCGGGCTGAGCTTTGACCAGACCGAGCGCACGCTGGCCGCGACCGGTGCGCTCAGCTATCAGGGGCGCTTTCCGGTGCTGGATGTGGAGGCGACTTACGGCGGGCGCAATGCCGCGCGCTACTTCGACCGCAACCAGAGCCGCAGCAATCCGCTCGATAGCCTGCGCACTACCCGGTGGCAGTATGCCCGCCTGCTGGCCGGGGTGCGCATTCCGCTGGTGCTCACGCGCTCCAAGTATTTGCAGGCGCTTACGCTGGGCGCGTATTACCTGCACGAGCAGGTGTATAACTACGAGCCGACCTTCCGCAGTATCAGCGAAACCGGCCCGACTACGCCGCTGCACGCCATTCAAGCCAGCCTGAGCTATGCCAGTCAGCTCAAGCAGAGTGCCCGCGACGTGGCTCCGCGCGCCGGGGCTACGCTGCTGGCTACGTACCGCACCACGCCTTTCACTACCAACCTGCAGGCAACGCAGGTGGGCGTGCAGGCGGCGGTGTACCTGCCGGGCCTGGCCCGGCACCAGGCGCTGCGGCTGCGCGGCGGCTACCAGTACCAGCAGCAGAACCAGTACAGCTTTGCGGCGGCCATCTCCTTTCCGCGAGCCGAAACCAGCTACGTCAGCTTCGACCGCCTGGCCGTGGGCAGTGCCGATTATTACCTGCCGCTGGCCTTCGTGCACTGGTCGGTGGGGCGGGTATTGTACGTGCAGCGCCTGCGGGCTACGGCGTTTGTGGATGTGGCGCAGGGCCAGCTGCTGCGGCAGCAGGCCACCATAAACTACTGCAACAGCGGCGCCGATTTGATGGCCCTGTTCAACGTCTTTCACCTGCGCACGCCCATCGAAGCCGGCGTGCGGGTGGCGTACAGCAATATTTTGCAGGGCTGGGTGGTGCAGCCGCTGGCGTTTAATGTGCGGCTGTGAGGCAGGGCTACGCCGGGGGCGCAAGCCGGATAAGGTAAGCGGTTTCCTCGGCTACGTCGGCTCGGGCCAGGGCCGATTCCTTTATCAGCAGCACGCTCGAAAACAAGAGCAGCGTGGCTCCCAGCACGCTCAGCAGCGCGATTATCCAGGTAGCCGAGCTGTTGACCAGCTCAAAGACCCCGATGCTGAAAATGCTGGCAATGAATATGCTGAGCGTCAGGTGCAGGGTAGTCATGGCTTGCTGAAGCAGGCGGGCGCGCCGGGCGGCAAATACAAGCTGCTGGGTGAGGTGCGCGCGCTCGGCCGGGTCGGGCGTAGAAGTAGCTGCCTGCTGCTGGTGCTGGCGCAGCTGCTGGGCCACTTCGCGCTGCCGGTCGAGGCTCCGGCTCAGGCGCTGCGAGGTGGTAAGAATAAGCGAGCCGCACGCCGACACCAGGATGGCCGGCGTAAACATGGCCGAGAGAATCGAGAGCGTGCCGGAAAGATTGGCCATAGCAGCAAAGCAGAAATAATACGTGGGGGCGTTGGGCAGCCAGTGCCGGCGGGCCTACACAATCGCTTTCTCCTCTACTTCCCGCTCTTTGAGCCGCGACTTCGTTTTGCCGATGATGTAGCGCATGCCTTTGTCCTGGGTTACGTAGTTCCAGGCCCAGGTCAGGAACACGGCCAGGCGGTTGCGGAAGCTCACCAGGGCCAGCACGTGAATAAAGCTCCAGGTGAGCCAGCCGAGCCAGCCCGTGAGGTGATACTGCTTGTTAAATAGCTGAATGTCGGCCACGGCGCGGTGCCGGCCAATGGTGGCCATGGCCCCCTTGTCGTCGTAGACAAAAGGCTGCATCGGCTGCCCGGCAATGGCCCGCTTGATGTTTGCCCCCAGCGTCTCGCCTTGCTGAATGGCGGGCTGCGCTACTTGCGGGTGGCCTTCGGGATAGGTGGGCGTGGCCATCTGGGCAATATCGCCAATGGCGAATATACTGCTATACCCGGCCACCCGGTTAAACTCGTCTACCTGATAGCGGTTGGAGCGCAGCAGCGCGGCCGGGTCGAGGCCCGCCACCGGAGCGCCCGTAACACCCGCCGCCCAGATGAGGGTGCGCGTGATGAGCTTGTCGCCGCTTTTGAGCGTTACGGTGTAGCCGTCGTAAGACGTTACCCGGTTGTCGAGCCACACCTGCACCCCCAAATCCTTCAGGTATTCGAGCGATTTGGCCGAAGCTTCGGCCGACATGCCTTTCAGCAGCACCGGCCCGCTCTGGATGAGGTGGATGTCCATCTCCTTGAAATCCAGCTCGCGGTAATCGCGCGGAAATACGTGGGCCCGCAGCTCGCTCAGCGCCCCGGCCATTTCGACGCCCGTGGGGCCGCCGCCCACAATCACAAAGTCGAGCAGGCTGTTGAGCTGCTCCACATCGCCTATTTGCAGCGCCTGCTCGAAGTTGGAGAGCAGCGTGTTGCGCAGCTCAATGGCATCGCTGACACTCTTGAGGCTGATGGAGTTGCGCTCCATCTCCTTATCGCCAAAGTAATTGGACGTGGCGCCGGTAGCCAGCACCAGGTAGTCGAAGCGCAGCAGCCCGATGGTGGTTTCAACCACCTGCGCCGTGGCGTCTATCGACTTTACTTCGGCCAGCCGGAAGTAAAAATTCTCCTGCTCACTCAAAATCTTGCGAAACGGCGACACGATGCTGTCCGCATCGAGCCCGGCCGTAGCCACCTGGTAGAGAAGGGGCTGAAAGGCGTGATAGTTCTGCTTATCGATAAGCACTACCTGCACCGGCGCATCGGCCAGGGCCTTGGCCAGCGCCAGTCCGCCAAAGCCGCCGCCCAC
The sequence above is drawn from the Hymenobacter baengnokdamensis genome and encodes:
- a CDS encoding DUF2721 domain-containing protein, with amino-acid sequence MANLSGTLSILSAMFTPAILVSACGSLILTTSQRLSRSLDRQREVAQQLRQHQQQAATSTPDPAERAHLTQQLVFAARRARLLQQAMTTLHLTLSIFIASIFSIGVFELVNSSATWIIALLSVLGATLLLFSSVLLIKESALARADVAEETAYLIRLAPPA
- a CDS encoding NAD(P)/FAD-dependent oxidoreductase, producing the protein MEGLTKIEDLGKPRVVIVGGGFGGLALAKALADAPVQVVLIDKQNYHAFQPLLYQVATAGLDADSIVSPFRKILSEQENFYFRLAEVKSIDATAQVVETTIGLLRFDYLVLATGATSNYFGDKEMERNSISLKSVSDAIELRNTLLSNFEQALQIGDVEQLNSLLDFVIVGGGPTGVEMAGALSELRAHVFPRDYRELDFKEMDIHLIQSGPVLLKGMSAEASAKSLEYLKDLGVQVWLDNRVTSYDGYTVTLKSGDKLITRTLIWAAGVTGAPVAGLDPAALLRSNRYQVDEFNRVAGYSSIFAIGDIAQMATPTYPEGHPQVAQPAIQQGETLGANIKRAIAGQPMQPFVYDDKGAMATIGRHRAVADIQLFNKQYHLTGWLGWLTWSFIHVLALVSFRNRLAVFLTWAWNYVTQDKGMRYIIGKTKSRLKEREVEEKAIV